Proteins encoded by one window of Nasonia vitripennis strain AsymCx chromosome 5, Nvit_psr_1.1, whole genome shotgun sequence:
- the LOC100120340 gene encoding catenin alpha isoform X2: protein MSDHFGPITLKWDPKNLEIRTMSVEKTLEPLVLQVTTLVNTKGPSKKKKGKSKRASALVAAVEKATANFIEKGEQIAYENPDITAEMISAVEEVRKTGSAMSIAAREFSEDPCSSLKRGNMVRAARNLLSAVTRLLILADMVDVHLLLKSLHVVEDDLKKLKNASSQGELLENIKQFGINATELMNQAAKRQQELKDPQLRDDLAAARAVLKKHSTMLLTASKVYVRHPELAAAKANRDYVLKQVCEAVNTINDVAQGKTPGDTQHPYDGPGELAAALDDFDERMVMSPLAYNEVRTRPSLEERLESIISGAALMADSSCTRDERRERIVAECNAVRQALQDLLSEYMNNLQLARAGKRMGVKEQSEGLERAIDHMCRKTRDLRRQLRKAVVDHVSDSFLETSVPLLVLIDAATKGKDKEVEEYALVFTEHANKLVEVANLVCSMSGNEDGVKMVRYAAAQIEDLCPQVINAARVLAARPRSKVALDNMEVFRQAWENRVRVLTEAVDDITTIDDFLAVSENHILEDVNKCVLALQEGDADTLDRTAGAIRGRSARVCNVVQAEMDNYEPCIYTKRVLEAVKVLREQVMPKFAQRVEVAVDALGNNPPKDVDENDFIDASRLVYDGVREIRRAVLMNRADEDLDPEDVELDEHYTLETRSKSSAQTGEHGVDEYPEISGITTAREAMRKMTEEDKQKILQQVEHFKSEKLKFDREVAKWDDAGNDIIVLAKHMCMIMMEMTDFTRGRGPLKTTMDVINAAKKISEYGTKLDKLTRQIADQCPESSTKKDLLAYLQRIALYCHQMNITSKVKADVQNISGELIVSGLDSATSLIQAAKNLMNAVVLTVKASYVASTKYPRQSTVTSPIVVWKMKAPEKKPLVRPERPEEVRAKVRKGSQKKVQNPIHALSEFQSPTESV from the exons ATGTCGGACCACTTTGGGCCTATTACCCTGAAATGGGATCCCAAGAATTTGGAGATCCGTACCATGTCGGTGGAGAAGACACTGGAGCCACTTGTGCTCCAGGTTACGACACTGGTGAACACAAAAGGACCCagcaaaaagaagaagggCAAATCGAAGAGAGCTAGTGCtcttgttgctgctgttgaaAAGGCTACGGCCAATTTTATCGAGAAGGGAGAACAAATCGCTTATGAAAATCCTGACATCACTGCAGAGATGATAAGCGCTGTAGAAGAAGTGAGGAAGACTGGTTCTGCTATGAGCATTGCTGCTAG AGAATTCTCTGAAGATCCATGCTCATCCTTAAAGAGGGGAAACATGGTTCGTGCAGCTAGAAATCTTCTGTCAGCTGTGACTCGACTGCTCATTCTGGCGGACATGGTTGACGTTCATCTACTCTTGAAATCTCTGCACGTTGTTGAGGATGACTTGAAGAAGCTTAAGAATGCATCATCCCAAGGAGAACTTTTGGAGAACATCAAACAATTTGGCATAAATGCCACAGAGCTGATGAACCAGGCAGCAAAACGTCAGCAAGAGTTGAAAGATCCTCAACTGCGTGATGACTTGGCTGCTGCTCGAGCTGTTCTCAAAAAGCACTCCACCATGTTGCTTACAGCATCCAAAGTCTATGTGCGACATCCTGAGTTAGCTGCTGCCAAGGCTAATCGAGATTACGTGCTCAAACAG GTCTGCGAAGCCGTGAACACGATAAACGACGTAGCACAGGGCAAGACGCCAGGTGACACTCAACATCCATACGACGGCCCGGGTGAGCTCGCCGCGGCTCTTGACGACTTTGACGAGCGAATGGTCATGTCACCTTTGGCTTATAACGAGGTACGCACCCGGCCCAGCCTCGAGGAACGTCTCGAGAGCATCATCAGCGGTGCCGCCCTCATGGCTGACTCTTCTTGCACACGCGATGAACGACGCGAGCGCATCGTCGCCGAGTGCAACGCTGTCAGGCAAGCGCTCCAGGATCTGCTCAGCGAATACATGAACAAC TTACAACTGGCACGAGCTGGTAAAAGG ATGGGCGTGAAAGAACAATCAGAAGGACTGGAACGAGCTATTGATCACATGTGCAGAAAGACTAGAGATCTGCGAAGACAACTGCGTAAGGCTGTTGTTGATCATGTCTCTGACAGTTTCTTGGAGACCAGTGTACCTCTACTGGTCCTCATTGATGCTGCTACTAAAGGCAAAGACAAAGAAGTTGAAGAGTATGCACTCGTTTTCACCGAGCATGCTAATAAATTAGTCGAG GTGGCCAATTTAGTATGCAGCATGTCAGGAAATGAGGATGGTGTGAAGATGGTGCGCTACGCAGCAGCCCAGATTGAAGACCTGTGCCCACAGGTGATTAACGCTGCCCGCGTTCTGGCGGCGCGTCCACGCTCCAAGGTTGCCCTGGACAATATGGAGGTATTCCGACAGGCTTGGGAGAATCGGGTGCGCGTGCTCACCGAGGCCGTTGATGACATTACGACGATCGATGACTTCCTTGCTGTCTCCGAGAACCATATTCTCGAGGATGTCAATAAGTGCGTGTTGGCACTGCAAGAGGGTGATGCCGACACACTTGACAGGACTGCCGGTGCCATTCGGGGTCGCTCCGCCAGGGTCTGCAACGTTGTTCAAGCAGAGATGGACAATTACGAGCCATGCATTTACACTAAACGAGTCCTTGAGGCAGTTAAGGTTCTTCGAGAACAGGTCATGCCTAAATTTGCACAGAGGGTCGAGGTGGCTGTCGATGCGTTGGGCAACAATCCGCCCAAGGATGTTGACGAAAACGACTTCATTGATGCTTCCAGGCTCGTTTATGACGGTGTCAGGGAGATTAGACGTGCTGTGCTCATGAACAGG GCTGATGAGGACTTGGATCCGGAAGACGTCGAATTGGATGAGCACTATACCCTAGAAACGCGCAGCAAGTCGAGCGCCCAGACGGGCGAGCACGGTGTAGACGAATATCCAGAGATCAGTGGTATCACAACTGCCCGCGAGGCCATGCGTAAAATGACAGAGGAGGATAAACAGAAGATTCTGCAACAGGTCGAGCATTTCAAGAGCGAGAAACTCAAGTTCGACCGCGAGGTCGCTAAGTGGGACGACGCTGGCAACGATATCATAGTCCTAGCCAAGCACATGTGCATGATCATGATGGAGATGACGGATTTCACTCGTGGTCGTGGACCTCTCAAGACCACCATGGACGTAATCAATGCTGCTAAGAAAATTTCTGAGTACGGCACAAAGCTTGATAAGCTCACGCGCCAAATCGCCGACCAGTGCCCTGAGAGCTCAACCAAAAAAGATTTGCTCGCTTACCTGCAGAGAATTGCTTTATACTGTCATCAAATGAACATCACCAGTAAAGTCAAAGCCGACGTACAGAACATCAGTGGAGAGCTGATTGTATCCGGCCTTGATAGTGCCACTTCACTTATTCAGGCCGCGAAGAATTTGATGAATGCAGTCGTGCTGACTGTCAAGGCGTCTTACGTCGCCAGCACCAAATATCCCAGACAATCTACTGTCACG TCGCCAATTGTCGTATGGAAAATGAAAGCCCCAGAAAAGAAGCCACTAGTACGTCCCGAACGACCAGAAGAGGTACGCGCTAAGGTGCGCAAGGGCTCCCAGAAGAAGGTTCAAAACCCCATCCACGCGCTCTCTGAGTTCCAAAGTCCTACTGAAAGCGTCTAA